One genomic segment of Sminthopsis crassicaudata isolate SCR6 chromosome 2, ASM4859323v1, whole genome shotgun sequence includes these proteins:
- the EGFL7 gene encoding epidermal growth factor-like protein 7, which produces MWSPGAFLVTWIFILGVNSTEHFYRPGRRICSTAATRETVPVSESYIQRVYQPYITLCEGQRACSTYRTIYKTAYRHAPRTTSPPQYACCPGWRRSNGLPGCGTAICRSSCQNGGSCARPGRCRCSAGWQGDTCQMDVDECSQPGHGCSQDCINVPGSYHCQCQQGYELSSDGRQCQPRSGSPEVTSALCPTGQPQPEASDEMKEEIQKLRSRVDVLEEKLQLVLAPFHSLAPQAPEDGLSADHISLLAHSFQQLDRIDSLSEQILFLEERLETCSCKNKQ; this is translated from the exons ATGTGGAGCCCTGGGGCCTTCCTGGTGACCTGGATTTTCATCTTGGGAGTGAACAGCACAGAGCATTTCTACCGGCCAGG CCGTAGGATATGCTCCACAGCAGCTACCAGGGAAACTGTCCCCGTCTCGGAGTCCTACATCCAGAGGGTCTACCAGCCCTACATCACCCTCTGTGAAGGCCAGAGAGCTTGCAGCACCTACCG GACCATCTATAAGACTGCTTACCGACACGCTCCTCGGACGACCTCCCCTCCACAATATGCTTGCTGCCCGGGCTGGAGAAGAAGCAATGGGCTCCCTGGTTGTGGCACAG CAATATGCCGGTCATCTTGTCAGAACGGAGGAAGCTGTGCCAGGCCTGGTCGATGCAGATGCTCTGCAGGGTGGCAAGGAGACACTTGCCAAATGG ATGTGGATGAGTGTAGTCAACCTGGTCATGGCTGCTCCCAGGATTGCATCAACGTTCCTGGGAGTTACCACTGCCAGTGCCAGCAGGGATATGAGCTATCTTCGGATGGGAGACAGTGCCAGCCTCGGAGTGGTTCCCCAGAAGTGACCTCAGCTCTCTGTCCCACTGGGCAGCCTCAGCCAG AGGCTTCGgatgaaatgaaagaagaaatacaaaagctaagGAGTCGAGTGGATGTGTTGGAGGAG aAGCTGCAGCTGGTGCTGGCTCCCTTCCACAGCCTGGCACCCCAGGCCCCAGAGGACGGGCTGTCTGCTGACCACATCAGCCTTCTGGCCCACTCTTTCCAGCAGCTGGATCGGATTGATTCCCTGAGTGAGCAGATTCTGTTCCTGGAGGAACGGCTGGAGACCT